The Candidatus Zixiibacteriota bacterium genomic sequence CTGGTTCGCTTCCACGGCATATCCTGGCTCCTCCTCAACCCAGGATACACCAAAAGTGTAACCAATGTCCTGACAGAACATGTTACCTATCTCATGATACCGTACATCGAAGACGGACCCGCCCTACAAGCACGGCGCACATGATAGAAGCCGCGTCACATGTCGATCACCTGCGGCGATCTAGCATGTGACGCAACAAACTAACCACGTGCATTCGATTACAGATCCAACGTCAGGCGGGGTCGCCTGACACCACTGCGAGCGATTACAGTTCCAACGTCAGGCCGGGTTGCCTGACACCACTGCGAGCGATTACAGTTCCAACGTCAGGCCGGGTTCGGCGATGAGGACGCGGTCGAGGCCGGAGCGGGCGATTTTTTCGCGCAGTCGGGCGATCTCGTTGTCGTCGCCGAGATGGGTGAAGATCAGGGCTCCGAGATCGGCGTCTTTGACGAAGGCGAGGACTTCGTCGGTATCGACGTGAGTCGAATCGATAAGCACGTATGTACAGCCGGTGAGATACGAGCGGATCTCGGCAAACGTGTCGAGATCAGCCGAGTAGAAAAGCCGGGTCTCCCCCACCGTAATGGAGAAGGAATGGCTGAGCAATTCGCTGGATTCGCCGATCTTCGCCAGGCGTTCCCGGTAGCGACTGAGGTGTGAGTTGCCGATCGCGCGGACGGAAAAGTCGCCGGCGGAGTACACGAACCCTTCGCGGTAGCCGGTGACGGTAAAGTCGAAGGGAAAGACCTCGCGATACATGTACAGGGCGCGCATGTACTGCTCGAACGGCTGGACGAAATCGATCGGGAGGAACAGGTTGAGGCGGTTGGTTCGTTTGGTCAGGTAGATCGACTGAGTGAAAAGCGGCAGGTCGGAGACATGGTCGGGGTGGGTGTGACTGATGAAGATGTCGCTGACTTTGGTGAAGTCGAATCCGTAGCGAAGAAACGCGCCGGTTACGCCGCCGCCGCAGTCGAACAGCGCGAGCCTCTCCCCCGTTTTCAGAAGATAGCCCGACGTGACGTTGTAGTCATCGCCGGTGACCTGTCGGTTGGCGGCGCAGCCGAGGATGGTGAGGGTATGTGCGCTCATGGCGTTCGTTCAGTTCAAAATCGATCGGATCCTCTCAACGGCCGACCGGCACTGGTCCCGGGAAACATCGAGGTGGGTCACGAGGCGCATCTTCTTCGGGCCGAACGGCAGCGCCAAAACGCCGACGGACTTGAACTTCTCGGCAAGCTGGGTGGAGTTCATGTCCATCTTCAGGCGGAGGACGACGATGTTGGTCTCCACGCGGCTCATGTCGATATCAAGCGACTCGAGCGCGTTCAGTTCGGCGGCGAGGTATTTTGCGTTAGCGTGATCCTCGGCAAGGCGCGGGATGTTGTGTTTGACGGCGTAGAGTCCGGCGGCGGCGATCAAACCGACCTGGCGCATGCCGCCTCCGAACAACTTGCGTTCACGGAGACAGCGCCCGATAAACTCGGCCGACCCGACGATCATCGATCCGACGGGGGCGCCGAGTCCCTTGGAGAGGCAGCAGGAAATCGAGTCGAAGGGGCGGGTGAGATCGGCCAGCGAGATGCCGGTGGCGACGTGGGTATTCCATATCCGGGCGCCGTCGAGATGCAGTATGAGTCCAAACTCGTCGCACACGTCGCGGACGCGCAGGATTTCGTCCTGGGGAAGAATGGTTCCGCCGTGGCGGTTGTGGGTGTTTTCGAGGGCGACCATTTTCGTCTCGGGCGAATGGAGCGAGACGGGGCGTACGTTGTCCCTGACCATCTGGGCAGTCAGCATCCCCCGGTCGGTAGTCAGAAGGTTGACCAGGAGGCCGGAGTGGACGACGGGTCCGGCGCATTCGTAGTTGACGACGTGGCATTCGCGGTCGCACAGCAGTTCCCATCCGGGGCGGGAGTTGGCTTTCAGGCAGATCTGGTTGGCCATCGTACCGGACGGGACATACAGTGAGGCCTCGCGTTCAAAGAGGTCGGCGACGTAGCGCTCAAGGTCTTTGACGGTGGGGTCATCGCCAAGAACGTCGTCACCCACCTCGGCCTCGAAGATTGCCCGGCGCATGTCGGGGGTCGGCCTGGTGACGGTATCGGAGCGCAGGTCAATGTATTCCATGGCTCTGTTCCGGGGTGTTGGGTTCGTTTTCAGGACAAGAAAACGGCCGGTCTCGGGGTTGGCAACGGATTTCCCGGCGGGACGGAGAGCGAAAAAAAGAAAGGCCGTCCATCAGGACGGCCTTTCGTGCAGTTTTGGAGAGTGTCCTAATTGGCAACGGTCACGTTATGGGCACGAGGACCGTCGGACGTTAGGACCACGTCATACTTCACCATTTGACCCTCTTTGAGGGTCCGGAATCCTTCCATTTTAATGGCAGTGTGATGGACATAGACGTCCTGTTCGGATTCGAGCGATCCGATAATACCCCATCCTCGATGCTCATTGAAATACTTGACGGTGCCTTTGCACATAGGACCTCCTTGCAAGCGAGGAGTTGATCGATCTCCCTCGTATATAATTTACATCTTTTATACACGGATTCACAAGGGAAAATCGTCAGAAGTGGAAAATGGCACCGAAAATCGACATAATCAGACCGGAAACCAGCGGAACGGAGACGTTGTCGTCAATTTTGAACGAGACGGCCTCGGCGATCGTAGCGGCCAGTGCGCCGACAAGTCCTGTCATGAGGGGCAGTCCGAATTGAGACATGGCGAGGGCGACGAGCGACGTGCCGACCAGACAGCCGAGGGAACCTTCGACGGACTTTCCGTTAAAGCGGTGCCGTCCGTATTTGCGGCCGATGAGGGCGGCGAAGGTGTCGCCGACGATGGTAAAGGCCAGTGCGGCAATGGCAATCGGCTTGGAGAATAAAGCAATACTTACACACATGGAGCCGAGGATATAGAATGCGCCGGTGAAGTCGCCGGCGTGTTCGTGGGCACGAATGAGGGGCGAAATGAATCGGCCGGCGAAGCTGCGCCAGAAGACCCAATTGCGGAGGCGGGCGATATCGAGCAGGATCATGGCCACGAAGGCCGGGACCATGATCATCGACATCTGGTACTTGTCGAAGCCGGAAACGTAATAAAAGACGGGGATGGCGAGGGCGCCCATGTGGGTGCCCTTTCGCCAGAGTTCGTGGGTGAAACTGATCTGGGCGGCTTCCTGCCGCCGCATTACATCAGGCATATGCTACTCGGTGTGAGGCATGGTCCGCAGGGCGTACGGGCGAAGCCGCACCTGGGGCAGCGAGGATTCGATCTCGATGTTGTATTTCGCCTTCAGGGCGGCCAGCTTTTGTTCGACCCGAGCCTGTCGGTACTGGAGGGTGAGTCGGGAGATGATGGAGCCCCGGGCCTGATCAAACGACTGTGACTGTCTGCGATTCAGCAGCCTGGCCATGGCAAAGGTGGTGTCGTCGATGCGAGCGATTTCGGAGGTGGAGCCGACTCGTGTGGCCACAGCCATATCGTACAGTTGCTTGGGAAGGTCGTTCGGGCCGACCTCGGCGGCGGGCTCCAGGCGTGCGGTCATCCCCTGTTCGCGCGGGACATAATTGTCGACGAGGTCCTGGAGGTCGTAGCCGGAGTTGGCGAGGTCGCGCAGGTAGACAGCCAGCAGCGAATCGCCGGCATAAATGACGGCGACGGTCAGCGGCCGGTCGGTCTGGAATTCATCGATGTGCTCGTCGAAGTAGGCGCGCACGGTGCTGTCGTCGGGTCGCCAGGACGGATCGAAGCGCGACGCTTCAAGTACCGACTTGGAAGCGATGTGTTCAAGGCGCTGTCGTTCCAACTGTATGTAATCGCGCTGGTCGAGCCCGGTTTCAGCAAGCGCCCGCATGATGACGAAGCGGCGGCCGATCTGATACAGGAGGCTTCGCTTGATGACGGGCGTCAGGGTACCCTGACCGTATTTCAGGATGTATTCGGTCTCGTAATTTTTGAGGTAGCGGAAGTCGATCGTGTCGCGGCCGTCAACGATAGCGGCCCACACGGTGTCGTCAATCTGCGAGGAGTTCGAATCGAGCAGGGGATCGTGAAAGACGTACTGGACGCCGCTCATGAGACTGTCGATGACCTGCTGACTGCGCGCGTCGATTTTTTCGGCGCGCACGAATTCGCGCGCGGCATCAAACACTTTCTGATCCGTGATCGGCGCCGGTCCTTCGTCAACGCGATCGGAGATCATGACGATATGCCAACCGTCGCGATCGCAATACGGCGGGGCCATCTCACCTTTCTCGAGACGAAACGCCACGGAGTCAAAGGGGTCGATATAGCGTTGGCGGGGAGTCCAGCCAATATATCCGCCGCTGAGAACAGACAACTGGTCGTGAGAGTGGTCTCGGGCAATTCGCTCGAATACGGCGCCCGCGTTGATGGAATCGTAGAGCGCAAAGGCGTAGTCGCGAGCGACGGCGTCGAGTGCAGCGGAGTCGAGCGGGCCATACATGGTCGAGTCCGGCCCCCGTGCAAGCACGGCCGGTGCGATAAGAATGTGGTAGAGTTCGACCTGCTCTTTGTAAGAGAACTGATCCTTGTGCGCTTCATAGTAGGCGACCGCTTCGGCGGAGTCGGCAGTCACCTTGAAGCCTATCGTTTCATCAAAAAAGGCGCGGACCCCAAAGTCCTGGTATCGCAGACGGAAGGACCAGTAGTCGATGTAATGATCCCGGAGATCGACGTACTTCGCTTCGAGACCGGTCAGCGTGTCCAGCAGCAGCGTATCGATAAACCGGCGCAAGTCGGCTTCGGGCAGCACTCCGCCGGGTTTGCCAAACTCACTGAACTGCAGGCGGTCGAAGATGTGGCTGCCGGTGATGGCGAGTCCGGTTCCTCGAATGAGCGGGCGGTTAAACTGGTCTTTGTTTTCGTCGGACAATACCGGAGCCTGCGCCCCACAGCCGGTCAGAAGAGATACAAGTGCAAGCAAGACAACGGACAAAGAAAGAACTACGCGCATATCGATCTCCAGTTGCTGAAACAGGGATGTAAGTTATACAACGGAGAGCGAAAAGCAAGGCAAAAGGCCAATTGTCAGGAGCGCACCATGGCCGAGAGGTGGTCGGGAGTATGTACGGGCGGCGAAGCCGGAGTCGCGAAACGGCGGAAGTTGATGGTGAAAACGGTTCCCGCACCCGGTCTGGATTCCACGTTGAAGTCGAGTTTCTGCATGGAGCAGATGCGGTGCACGATAGACAGCCCGAGACCTGTCCCCTGCTTTTTGGTTGAGTAGAACGGTTCGAATATCCGTTCACGTACGGCCGGGGGCATGCCCGGTCCGTCATCCTCTATGGAGAGAGATATAATGCCGTCCGACGGAGCCGGGACAAAGCGAAAGACAAGGCGGCCCTCGCCGCCGTCAAATGCGTCGATCGCATTGATGGCGAGATTCAGGAGCAGCTGTTTGAACACGTCGGCGTCGCCGACCACGTATACGACGGGCTCGTCGCCCTGCACGGCGATATCCATTTCGGGGCGATAGGAATCGTGGTGTCGTACCAGTTCGATAACTTCATAGATGACCCGATAGAGGTCGACTTTGTGGTATGAGGGACGGCCGATGCGGGCATAGGACAGGAAGTCGGTCAGAATCTTACTGAGCCGGTGCGACTCCTTGACGATGAGCTGCATGAGCTGGTCGTTGGGCCCCTTCAACTGCAGTTCGTGCTGCAGCACTTCGACGGAGCCGGAGATGGCGGCGAGCGGGTTGCGGATTTCGTGGGCGATCGAGGCCGACAATTCACCGACGGCGGCCAGGCGGTCGGCCGCCCGGACTTTGGCCTCGAGCACTTTTGCTTCGGTGAGATCGGTAAAGATGGCGATAACACCGCGCGGGCTGCCGTTCTCTTCGATTAGTACGGACGTCGACAGGCCAAGCGGCACGCTCTGCCCGGTCGTGCCGGTGATGGTGATTTCCTTGCGGGGCTGGTCCTTCAGCGAGCGCAACGCATCGCGAAGGCTATCGGCCAGTTCGGGCATTCGTTCGGCGAAGACCTCGTCGCAGAGGATTCCTTTCACGTCTTCCTCGTGGTAACCGAGGATCTTCTCGGCCGCCTGATTGAAGTATATCACATACCCCTGCGCGTCGATGGTCAGCAGCCCGGAGTTGAGGTTTCGCAGGATGTCGTCGGTTTCCAGCCGGGCACGCCGGAGTTCGCTGGAGGTGTCGGCGAGGGCCTGCTTCTCGGCACGGAAGCGGTCGGCCAGGTATCCCGACATAAACGCGACCAGGTAGAAGATGAGGATATGCAGGAAGATCGCGTAGAAGACGGAATCCCGGACGACGAAGATGGTTTCGAGGACGCGAGTCGTGGCGCCGGCGGCGCCGGAATCGTACAGGCCCACCCAGATGATGTAGCAGTAGGAGACGGAGACCACCGAGGCGATCAGGAAAGTGCCGACCAGTCGGTAGACGAGGGCGGCGGACACGATGGTCAGCACAAACAGCACGGAGAAGTGCGAGTTGACGTTTCCGGTGGCGAGAATGATGGCGGCTTCGATGGAGATTTCGGAGAGGAACTGCAGCGTCACCACCATACCGGAGGCGGCGCGCAACCGGACGCGCGGCTCAAAGAACAGGCTGAGCGTCAGCAGCAGGGTGAGCGCCGAGTACACGACGAACGGAACGCGCAGGTAGCCCGGGTAGCCCATCCAGAGGACCACGATGAGAAAAAGGATGACGTAGAGGGCCAGGCGCAGCGGCACAAACCACGCCAGTCGGGCGGTCGAGGGATCAGTGCGTTCTTTCATGGTCAGACAAACGGCACCCTTGCGGGTGCCGTTCCGTTCATTTGCTGTTTACGGTAGCCGCGCGGCGGCTCCGGTTCGTGTCAGATCTTCCCGATGATATCGAACATCGGCAGGTACATAGCGATCAGAATACCGCCGATGATCACACCCATGAAAACGATGATAACGGGTTCGATGATGGAGGTGAGGGCGGTGACCGCCTCGTCGACCTCTTCGTCGTAGAAATCGGCGATCTTGTTGAGCATATCATCCAACCCGCCGGTTTTTTCACCCACGCCGATCATCTGGGTAACCATAGGCGGAAATACGCCGGTCCCTTTCAACGGGCCGGTGATGGTGTCGCCTTCGGCAATCGCGAGCATCGATTTATTGATCGCGTTCGCGACGACCTTGTTACCGGAGGTCTTGGCCGTGATCTCGAGCGCCTCGAGGATGGACACGCCGGACGACAGCAGGGTCGACAGGGTCCGGGTGAAGCGCGCGACGGAGGACTTTTTCACGAGGGTGCCGAAGATCGGCGTCTTGAGCAGGAGCTTGTCGAAGAGCAGGGCACCGGCGGGCGTTTTTTTCCAGTAGATGAATCCGACCACGCCGACGACAAGACCGACGACCATGTACAGCAGATTCGCTTTCAGGAAATTGGAGATGCCGAGCACGACCTGGGTCGGGGCCGGAAGTTCGGATCCGACACCGGCGAACATTTTGGCGAACACCGGCACGATGAAGGTGAGCATGGCGATGGTGACGCCGGTGGCGACGACGACGATGACCGACGGGTAGACCATGGCGCCTTTGACTTTTCGGACGAGCTGGTCGGCCTTTTCGCGGTAGATGGCGAGTCGCACGAGGATGGCGTCGAGCGCGCCGCCCACTTCACCGGCTTCGACCATGTTGACGTAGAGCTGGTCGAAGATTTTCGGGTGGCGGGACATGGCGTCGGACAGCGTGGCGCCGCCCTGGACACCGTCTTTAATCTGCGCGATGACCTTGCCCAGTTCCTTGTTTTCGGTTTGGGAGGCCAGAATATCGAGACACTGCACCATCGGCAGTCCCGCGCCGATCATGGTTGCGAACTGGCGGGTGAAGCGGGAGATCTCGACTTTCTTGATACCGGTGCCAAACTTGATCTCGATGTTGGCCGCTTTTTTGTTTATCGACTGGACGATGATGCGGTTCTGGCGGAGCACCCGCTCGACATCTTCCCTCGTGTTCGCTTTGAGCGTCCCCTGGACGGGAGCGCCGGCCAGCGTTTTGCCCTTATAATCAAAATCCGGCATGTGCGCCTTCCTTTCCAGACGATCGACTTACGAGTACGCCGGTGATTTATGGCGCGACAGCATTTCACTGAGTTCCTGCTGATTGTGGCTGTAGCCCATCGCGTCGTTTATGGTGATTTTGCCGGTCAGATACAGCTCCGCCAGCGACTGGTTCATGGTTTTCATACCGTACTTCTGTCCCGATTGGATCATCGAATACAACTGGTGAATTTTGTCGTCACGGATGATGGCCCGGATAGCGGGGGTAGCGATCATGATCTCCATGGCCATCACGCGGCCGCCGCCGATTTTGGGAATGAGTGTCTGTGAGACGACGGCCTGAAGCGTGAACGACAGCGCGACACGGATCTGCTCCTGCTGGTTGGTCGGGAAGACGTCAACGATACGGTTGATCGTTTCCGCGCAGGAGTTGGTATGGAGGGTCGCGAAGGCGAGGTGTCCGGTTTCGGAGATGGACAGGGCGGCCTCGATGGTTTCGAGGTCGCGCATCTCGCCGATGAGCACGACATCGGGGTCCTCGCGCAGCGCGTACTTCAGAGCCGCGGAGAAGGAGTTGGTATCCGAGTACACCTCACGCTGGTTGACCAGCGACATCTGGTGGCGATGGAGGTACTCGATCGGGTCTTCGACGGTGATGATATGCACGGGGCGTTCCCGGTTGACCTTATCGATGATCGCGGCGAGTGTGGTCGATTTACCGGAGCCGGTTGGACCGGTGACGAGCACGAGGCCGCGCGGCAGATTGGAGAACTCCTGCATGACCTTGGGCAGGCCGAGTTCTTCAAAGGTGCGAATCTTGTACGGAATCTGACGCAGGGCGACGGCGATGTTACCGCGCTGCATGAACATGTTGGCGCGGAAACGGCTCATCGACTCGATCCCGAAGGAGAAGTCGAGTTCGTTGTTCTGCTCGAATTTGGTTTTCTGTTTTTCATTGAGCATGGAGTACGCCAGTTTCTTGGTCATCTCGCTGGTCAGCATATCGTGCTGGAGGCGCTGCAGCCTGCCGTCGACCCGAACGACGGGCGGAGAACCGACCGTCAAATGAAGATCGGAGGCGCCCATTTTGACCATTTGCTCAAGCAATTCGCGCAGATTGATCATGCCGTGCTCCCACTATCGCAAGTGAACCCGGAGTTGTTGGTTTTGGTGTTATTGTATATATCGGACGGCGGGGCTGAATCTTGACTGAAAGCGGGCGAAATTGAGGAACTAACCGGTTGCCTTACAGGGGATTGGTAAGGCGGGCGAAAAGGCGCGGGGATCAGCCGGTGGTAACGGCAAAAACCTCTTCGAGAGAGACGAGGCCCTGTTTCATTTTCTCGACGGCAGCCATCCGGAGGGTGAACATGCCTTCTTCGACGGCGATATCGCGGATATCGGTATCGGCTTTCTGGTCGAGGATGGCGCGCTCGATGCGGTCGGTAATGGGCATGCATTCGTAGAGGCCGGTACGGCCGGACTTGCCGGTGTTGTTGCAGGATTTGCAGCCGCGTCCGCGGAAGGCGCGGAGGTTGCGCAGCAGTTCCTGGGGGACGCGCAGCGATTCGACCTGTTGCGGTGTGAGGTTGATCTCTTCTTTGCAGTTGGGGCAGATCTTGCGCGCCATACGCTGGGCGAGGATCAGCTTGGTGGCGGACGCGACCAGATAGTAGGGCGTTCCCATATCAATCAGACGGGTGACCGACGACGGTGCGTCGTTGGTGTGCAGGGTCGAGAAGACGAGGTGACCGGTGAGTGCCGCCTTGATGGCGATTTCGGCGGTTTCGGAGTCGCGGATCTCACCAACCATGATGATGTCGGGGTCCTGACGCAAGAACGAGCGCAGGGCGGCGGCGAAGGTGAGTCCGATTTCCGCGCGCACGGCGACCTGGTTGATACCTTCGAAGTTGAACTCCACCGGGTCTTCGGCGGTCATGATGTTGACGTCGATGGTATTGAGTCGCTGGAGCGCCGAGTACAGGGTGGTCGTTTTACCGGAGCCGGTCGGTCCGGTGACGAGGATGATACCGAAGGGTGAGTTGATCTTCTCGTTGAATCTTGTCAGGTCGGCCTCGCGGAAGCCGAGCTTGGTCATGTCGAGCTTGAGGGCTTCCGGGTCGAGAATTCGCATCACGACTTTTTCGCCGAAGATAGTCGGGAGGCAGGAGACGCGCAGGTCAACCTGACGGCCGGCGGTTTTGATCTTGATGCGTCCGTCCTGCGGCAGTCGGCGCT encodes the following:
- a CDS encoding peptidylprolyl isomerase; this encodes MRVVLSLSVVLLALVSLLTGCGAQAPVLSDENKDQFNRPLIRGTGLAITGSHIFDRLQFSEFGKPGGVLPEADLRRFIDTLLLDTLTGLEAKYVDLRDHYIDYWSFRLRYQDFGVRAFFDETIGFKVTADSAEAVAYYEAHKDQFSYKEQVELYHILIAPAVLARGPDSTMYGPLDSAALDAVARDYAFALYDSINAGAVFERIARDHSHDQLSVLSGGYIGWTPRQRYIDPFDSVAFRLEKGEMAPPYCDRDGWHIVMISDRVDEGPAPITDQKVFDAAREFVRAEKIDARSQQVIDSLMSGVQYVFHDPLLDSNSSQIDDTVWAAIVDGRDTIDFRYLKNYETEYILKYGQGTLTPVIKRSLLYQIGRRFVIMRALAETGLDQRDYIQLERQRLEHIASKSVLEASRFDPSWRPDDSTVRAYFDEHIDEFQTDRPLTVAVIYAGDSLLAVYLRDLANSGYDLQDLVDNYVPREQGMTARLEPAAEVGPNDLPKQLYDMAVATRVGSTSEIARIDDTTFAMARLLNRRQSQSFDQARGSIISRLTLQYRQARVEQKLAALKAKYNIEIESSLPQVRLRPYALRTMPHTE
- a CDS encoding type II secretion system F family protein, with the protein product MPDFDYKGKTLAGAPVQGTLKANTREDVERVLRQNRIIVQSINKKAANIEIKFGTGIKKVEISRFTRQFATMIGAGLPMVQCLDILASQTENKELGKVIAQIKDGVQGGATLSDAMSRHPKIFDQLYVNMVEAGEVGGALDAILVRLAIYREKADQLVRKVKGAMVYPSVIVVVATGVTIAMLTFIVPVFAKMFAGVGSELPAPTQVVLGISNFLKANLLYMVVGLVVGVVGFIYWKKTPAGALLFDKLLLKTPIFGTLVKKSSVARFTRTLSTLLSSGVSILEALEITAKTSGNKVVANAINKSMLAIAEGDTITGPLKGTGVFPPMVTQMIGVGEKTGGLDDMLNKIADFYDEEVDEAVTALTSIIEPVIIVFMGVIIGGILIAMYLPMFDIIGKI
- a CDS encoding cold shock domain-containing protein, with protein sequence MCKGTVKYFNEHRGWGIIGSLESEQDVYVHHTAIKMEGFRTLKEGQMVKYDVVLTSDGPRAHNVTVAN
- the pilB gene encoding type IV-A pilus assembly ATPase PilB, yielding MSVELSSILVQAGKLTQEQADQALAQSRKSNEKFESILVKMGVVASEDEVGNFIGKQLKIGTLRLTDIELNPDIVKLIPLDIARKFKVIAISKLNKMLLVAISDPNNIYVLDAIKFITGCTVQPVISPEEAISKAIDNYYSDGGDLSELVKGLDADADLEVIEQEDGPSESDLLSAVQDKPLVKLVDSIITDAIRMGASDIHFEMYEKKIRVRYRIDGDLQEMAPLPFKYRAAIVSRIKIMADLDISERRLPQDGRIKIKTAGRQVDLRVSCLPTIFGEKVVMRILDPEALKLDMTKLGFREADLTRFNEKINSPFGIILVTGPTGSGKTTTLYSALQRLNTIDVNIMTAEDPVEFNFEGINQVAVRAEIGLTFAAALRSFLRQDPDIIMVGEIRDSETAEIAIKAALTGHLVFSTLHTNDAPSSVTRLIDMGTPYYLVASATKLILAQRMARKICPNCKEEINLTPQQVESLRVPQELLRNLRAFRGRGCKSCNNTGKSGRTGLYECMPITDRIERAILDQKADTDIRDIAVEEGMFTLRMAAVEKMKQGLVSLEEVFAVTTG
- a CDS encoding GntG family PLP-dependent aldolase, which produces MEYIDLRSDTVTRPTPDMRRAIFEAEVGDDVLGDDPTVKDLERYVADLFEREASLYVPSGTMANQICLKANSRPGWELLCDRECHVVNYECAGPVVHSGLLVNLLTTDRGMLTAQMVRDNVRPVSLHSPETKMVALENTHNRHGGTILPQDEILRVRDVCDEFGLILHLDGARIWNTHVATGISLADLTRPFDSISCCLSKGLGAPVGSMIVGSAEFIGRCLRERKLFGGGMRQVGLIAAAGLYAVKHNIPRLAEDHANAKYLAAELNALESLDIDMSRVETNIVVLRLKMDMNSTQLAEKFKSVGVLALPFGPKKMRLVTHLDVSRDQCRSAVERIRSILN
- a CDS encoding type IV pilus twitching motility protein PilT produces the protein MINLRELLEQMVKMGASDLHLTVGSPPVVRVDGRLQRLQHDMLTSEMTKKLAYSMLNEKQKTKFEQNNELDFSFGIESMSRFRANMFMQRGNIAVALRQIPYKIRTFEELGLPKVMQEFSNLPRGLVLVTGPTGSGKSTTLAAIIDKVNRERPVHIITVEDPIEYLHRHQMSLVNQREVYSDTNSFSAALKYALREDPDVVLIGEMRDLETIEAALSISETGHLAFATLHTNSCAETINRIVDVFPTNQQEQIRVALSFTLQAVVSQTLIPKIGGGRVMAMEIMIATPAIRAIIRDDKIHQLYSMIQSGQKYGMKTMNQSLAELYLTGKITINDAMGYSHNQQELSEMLSRHKSPAYS
- a CDS encoding ATP-binding protein, yielding MKERTDPSTARLAWFVPLRLALYVILFLIVVLWMGYPGYLRVPFVVYSALTLLLTLSLFFEPRVRLRAASGMVVTLQFLSEISIEAAIILATGNVNSHFSVLFVLTIVSAALVYRLVGTFLIASVVSVSYCYIIWVGLYDSGAAGATTRVLETIFVVRDSVFYAIFLHILIFYLVAFMSGYLADRFRAEKQALADTSSELRRARLETDDILRNLNSGLLTIDAQGYVIYFNQAAEKILGYHEEDVKGILCDEVFAERMPELADSLRDALRSLKDQPRKEITITGTTGQSVPLGLSTSVLIEENGSPRGVIAIFTDLTEAKVLEAKVRAADRLAAVGELSASIAHEIRNPLAAISGSVEVLQHELQLKGPNDQLMQLIVKESHRLSKILTDFLSYARIGRPSYHKVDLYRVIYEVIELVRHHDSYRPEMDIAVQGDEPVVYVVGDADVFKQLLLNLAINAIDAFDGGEGRLVFRFVPAPSDGIISLSIEDDGPGMPPAVRERIFEPFYSTKKQGTGLGLSIVHRICSMQKLDFNVESRPGAGTVFTINFRRFATPASPPVHTPDHLSAMVRS
- a CDS encoding MBL fold metallo-hydrolase, with amino-acid sequence MSAHTLTILGCAANRQVTGDDYNVTSGYLLKTGERLALFDCGGGVTGAFLRYGFDFTKVSDIFISHTHPDHVSDLPLFTQSIYLTKRTNRLNLFLPIDFVQPFEQYMRALYMYREVFPFDFTVTGYREGFVYSAGDFSVRAIGNSHLSRYRERLAKIGESSELLSHSFSITVGETRLFYSADLDTFAEIRSYLTGCTYVLIDSTHVDTDEVLAFVKDADLGALIFTHLGDDNEIARLREKIARSGLDRVLIAEPGLTLEL